One window from the genome of Deinococcus sp. NW-56 encodes:
- the rpoZ gene encoding DNA-directed RNA polymerase subunit omega yields the protein MAEQDIDKLLSLTDSKYRLSVVTAKRALQLRSGAPSVVSNEQRARTRNLVTLAMRELATGKLTVGTELMDESRFHQDYVRQRQAQLQAQLNAERERERD from the coding sequence ATGGCCGAACAGGATATCGACAAGCTTCTTTCCCTGACCGACAGCAAGTACCGCCTGTCGGTCGTGACCGCCAAGCGGGCGCTGCAACTGCGCTCCGGAGCACCCAGCGTGGTCTCGAACGAGCAGCGGGCACGCACCCGCAACCTCGTCACGCTCGCCATGCGCGAACTCGCCACCGGCAAGCTCACGGTTGGCACCGAGCTGATGGACGAATCGCGTTTCCATCAGGACTACGTGCGCCAGCGCCAAGCCCAGCTTCAGGCCCAGCTCAACGCCGAGCGCGAGCGCGAGCGGGACTGA